A single genomic interval of Zunongwangia sp. HGR-M22 harbors:
- the hisC gene encoding histidinol-phosphate transaminase, with the protein MPTTVNIQNLVRENVKKLKPYSSARDEYKATGTEMVFLDANENPYQTDVNRYPDPHQRNVKNELAKIKGIQPEQILLGNGSDEVLDLLFRAFCEPAKDNVITLPPTYGMYKVLSEINNIENREVLLSQDFEPQVSAILDKSDDNSKLLFLCSPNNPTGNTFSEEKVEELLQKFNGLVIIDEAYIDFSGKESWLNRLQQYPNLVITQTLSKAYGMAGIRLGICCTSEEIIEILKKIKPPYNVNQLTQQRALNRILDVDGVRSEVTDILKGREELFKVLLEVSYVEKIYPSDANFILVKVDNASDRYDQLIEKGIVIRNRTTQPLCENTLRLTVGTTEENQKLIAALKSLN; encoded by the coding sequence ATGCCAACTACAGTTAACATACAAAACCTAGTTCGTGAGAACGTGAAGAAATTAAAACCCTATTCTTCCGCACGCGATGAATATAAAGCTACAGGAACCGAGATGGTTTTTTTGGATGCCAACGAAAATCCTTATCAAACCGATGTAAATCGTTACCCTGATCCACATCAGCGAAATGTAAAGAATGAATTGGCAAAAATTAAAGGAATCCAACCAGAGCAAATTCTGTTGGGAAATGGTAGTGATGAGGTGTTGGATTTATTGTTTAGGGCGTTTTGTGAACCGGCAAAAGACAATGTGATTACGCTCCCGCCAACCTACGGAATGTACAAAGTGCTTTCAGAAATTAACAATATCGAAAATAGGGAAGTGTTACTTTCGCAAGATTTTGAGCCTCAGGTTTCAGCGATATTAGATAAATCTGATGATAATTCTAAATTGCTTTTCCTTTGTTCGCCTAACAATCCAACGGGGAACACCTTTTCAGAAGAAAAAGTAGAAGAGTTGCTTCAAAAGTTTAACGGACTCGTAATTATTGACGAGGCTTATATTGATTTTTCAGGAAAAGAAAGCTGGTTAAACAGGCTTCAGCAGTATCCGAATTTAGTGATTACACAAACCCTTTCTAAAGCTTACGGGATGGCAGGAATTCGTTTAGGTATTTGCTGCACTTCCGAAGAAATTATCGAGATTTTAAAGAAAATTAAGCCACCATATAACGTAAACCAATTAACGCAACAACGCGCTTTAAACCGCATTCTGGATGTTGATGGTGTGCGCAGCGAAGTTACTGATATTCTGAAGGGTAGAGAAGAGTTATTTAAAGTGTTGCTGGAAGTTTCTTATGTCGAAAAAATATACCCTTCAGATGCGAATTTTATCCTAGTTAAAGTGGATAATGCTTCAGACAGATACGATCAATTGATTGAAAAAGGCATTGTAATTAGAAATAGAACCACACAACCGCTTTGCGAAAATACACTGCGTTTAACCGTAGGAACCACTGAAGAAAATCAAAAATTAATCGCTGCTTTAAAAAGCTTAAATTAA
- a CDS encoding GIY-YIG nuclease family protein produces MVTNKYRTVFYTGITNDLRKRIAEHHNGNGSKFTSKY; encoded by the coding sequence ATAGTAACTAATAAATACCGCACGGTTTTTTATACTGGTATTACAAATGACTTAAGAAAGAGAATAGCAGAACATCACAATGGAAATGGAAGTAAATTTACTTCTAAATATTAA